The Rhipicephalus microplus isolate Deutch F79 chromosome 4, USDA_Rmic, whole genome shotgun sequence sequence CATATTCATATGAGGGACTACGTGAAGCAGTTTCTTCGTCCCTTCAGAATTTTCGTCGACAGGGCcccatcaagtgtgaggcccacggaacGGCTTCATtgtttcccatagtagagtaccgagtggTTGAAATGggttaccatttttttttttctagacacaCGTATTATGAAGCAGTATCGTTTCATACCTGTAATatggacggctcactgctctcccatagttgagtacgaagtactcgaaatcgttgaacacttttgCTTAACATAATGATCCGCAGGGTCTGCAACGGCCATGATTGAGAACGTAGCGGCCAAAAGCGAGATGGACCGAGGACAGGCAGTGCTTTCCTTCGACGTCATTGTGAGGGGACATTTGGAGGATCCTGAACTTCGCGTAACTGTGGCTGGCGAGGCATTGGAATACCCTCGACCGTGAGTATCAAGTGTGCCGTCCGCCGCAACATTTTTTTCCCGCGCCATAAGAGTGGCGCACTCTAAATGACTTCCACATAATTGAACATGCATCCTTGTTGAACAAGTCTCATAACTGCAAGTATTTGGACGAGTTGTGTATATGCATAATCAGttttaaacaaaaaaagcaaacaggAATGACAAATAGACAGAACAAGCCCGCATTATCTACTATTTTTTTACAACAAGGCATAAATGCCTGTTAATTCCTATGACAAGGACTCTATCATAGGAACTTCATCTCTTGTACATACACTAGTGCATACCGTCAGCACCTTTCGCGCTTCTATTTTTCTGTTATATCGAACAAAGGATGGCTGATCcaattattttcttctttctgaTGGATCAGTCGTAAAGCGGGTTGCGGTATGTTTGTTTCATGATATATATTGTGTTACATTTTGGGATGTGCCTGTAGGTGTGCCGGTGTAGCCCCAAGTGCGTTTTCTGTCTACATTCTCTTGTCTGCATCTTCCTTCGAAAAAGTGTCAGAATCCAATGGATATGGTAAAATCACCTGCACAACGCTGTCCTTGTAGGGGCTACAAAATGTGTGCGCTGGTGAGACGCGATCCAAAGGGCCCACCCACCAATCCGTGCGAATTCAGACCAAGTGTCTATCATGCACAGATGAACGTTTTCGGTTACCAAGCATTCTACTTGACAACAGAGGTAAGTTTTTTAATATGAATAATTCAGCTATTTTTTTCTAGTTAAACAATTTAGCCACGCAACCAAAAGATAATCTGAGTGATATGAAAATTCTAGTGGTATTTCCACGAGACACTAGTTGGCGCCATTCTGCGCAGCTGTACACGTAATACGTGGCATGTTAACTATGCGCACGGATTTTTTCGCGTCTCATCTGCGTTTAAACATTTGGTCTAACTGTACGCTACATTAGTGATTGTCTCTAAGTCATTTAAATGTTTTTGTTTAACCACTTGCCCTCACCCCGAAATATCTTTGCTATAGCAGTAAGGACAGTAACCCATTGAAGCTATGCATGCGAGAAGCCACTCCAGCTCGCACATGTGAACAAGGGGTTACTGAAGGGtgatgaactaaaaaaaaaaacacttcacattttactaAAGTTCTAAAGTTGAGGGACTTCCGCGTCGAAAGTAATATGAGTTACCGATGGTCACGTTATTTTCGATACCAATTTTTCGCTGTTATTAACAGAATCTCCTAGATTTCTTTACCTTCTGCTTATTTCGTGAGTTTCCCGTTACTGTTGTTGAAATTGGTGACATCTTGGACTCGCAGGGTGGGAAGAGCAACCTACGAATTGAATTCATCAACGGCGGAAAAGTGGTGGGATGTTACTCGAGTGTGCCATGACAGTTCGCGGTAACCGACAACTCTCTGAACAACTGTACGAACAAAGGATACAAATCTCTCAGCAAATATCTGGCACTGTACGACGTGGGATGCTCACAATGTCAAAGCCTCCACGGGAAATTATCGTCTTTCACTACACTCGGCGTCAAGTGCAGCCCTCTATATCTGGTCACAAGTTGTTgccatggaagaaaaaaaaaagacgggtacccaaaaaaagtttttttttttgcaaaaaaaaactttttttgggtacccgtcttttttttttttttttgcacgaatgCAGATACATTGGCGCCGAGCATAAAATAGTGTGTGAGTAAAGTGAATCTTTTAGCCTAGGATTTTGTGTTGTGAGCCTGACTTTTTAGAACACTGactcccgtattcacaaacactccttgactcgactttcatccttcacttgacagagtcgAGCACTGCGCCATTACCCAGTTAAAAATGACGTTGTGCTACTCAAGAAttgcagcagattattgctgatatgTAGTGACTTGTCATACCTACAGATGGCACTTCCATCGGTTTTCTCGAGTGAAGGTTAAGCTTGAGTGAAGGAACGTTCTAGAACACGGGGGTGAAGGCATCTGtacgttcactttttttttcagtaacatAGCACGGTATACGTGGTAATGACTCTGACAATTGATTTTTTTCTGACTCGTGCACTTGCCTTCTTTAACTCCGTGGGAATCACGCCCATTTCACGGCTACTTCAACTGGAACACGCGCTGCGCATCAGAGATGCGCGCGGCACAATCGTACAGTTCAAAAGGAGCAGCCGACGCGCCAGCCGGACAGTTGGTGACGGGCCGGTCCGCGTGCCTGCGGTGTATGCCCCGCCGATGCATAGCTCAGTG is a genomic window containing:
- the LOC119184939 gene encoding uncharacterized protein LOC119184939 isoform X2; translated protein: MRALGLIAALFSSCLAVSTVKRYPLKPCSGSATAMIENVAAKSEMDRGQAVLSFDVIVRGHLEDPELRVTVAGEALEYPRPGYKMCALVRRDPKGPPTNPCEFRPSVYHAQMNVFGYQAFYLTTEGGKSNLRIEFINGGKVVGCYSSVP
- the LOC119184939 gene encoding uncharacterized protein LOC119184939 isoform X3 codes for the protein MYFHFGDGFSSFHETLGSATAMIENVAAKSEMDRGQAVLSFDVIVRGHLEDPELRVTVAGEALEYPRPGYKMCALVRRDPKGPPTNPCEFRPSVYHAQMNVFGYQAFYLTTEGGKSNLRIEFINGGKVVGCYSSVP